From Woronichinia naegeliana WA131, the proteins below share one genomic window:
- a CDS encoding amino acid adenylation domain-containing protein → MFKQYIHQLFESQVERAPEAVAILSEQGQLTYGELNTKANQLAHYLRTLGVKSETLVGLCVDRSLEMIIGLLGILKAGGAYVPLDPAYPKERLTYMVQDAQISVLVTQAQWSNLMADYEGQVVCLDSQWEEIASYGQENLVNTVNPENLAYVIYTSGSTGKPKGVMIEHQSLVNFIKLAIAQYQMTTSDRWLQFSSISFDMAAEDIYVSLCSGATLVLRTEEMISSIPLFVQKSQDWQITVWDLPTAYWHLLVSELVKSKIALPDSLRLVIIGGERVQPELVRMWFKNIGNFPELVNGYGPTEATIAVTICRLQQLTESQRNRAEIPIGKSLGENISIYVLDETLKIVPTETPGEIYIGGAAVARGYLNRPELTAEKFIQAPFNPSERLYKTGDLGKYLADGNLEYVGRIDHQVKINGFRIELGEIETVLLQHHQVAQTVVIDRADTLGNKQLVAYLVPHATEENLTVTLQQFLKDKLPSYMIPGTFVVLDELPLTPNGKIDRKALPIPDYDGSDRQTPFIAPRNHQEEKLANIWHQVFGLEKIGVNDNFFHLGGHSLIATQILSRIRDIFQAEVSFKQLLENPTIGDLSQTIVQQQQVKKTTSFKTIQPIARDGYLPVSFAQERVYFIEQLAPSVTAYQFQESLRIKGFLDVSILEKSISEILSRHEIFRTTFPAIAGKLVQVIHPPEPVKLPVIDLQNIPKDKQEEEVEKLTEQAVHKPFDISQLPLIRWTLLKLNEQEWVLIHVEHHMVHDGWSFNLFLKELVTLYQAFSQGKPSPLSEPSLQFVDFAHWQREWTKTEEAKTQLNYWHQKLAGSPPLLELPYDRPRPTEQTYGGGRVRVDLPLDICQPLRSLGRREGVTLFMSMFAVFVAQIYRYTGQEDICVGSGVANRRLRETEGLIGMIVNNIVLRTDVSGNPTFKQLLEQVRQVTLEGYAHEDLPFDKVVEVLKPVRHLSYNPLFQVMFSFHDAQLPDLNLPGLTIKQNEALTNNSAKFDLDIVVIPRSEQRVGRNSATETKGIETEGITMVWEYNTDLFDESTINRMVEDYQTLLQGILANPNQKLSQYSLLTEQQKHQLLVEWNNTQAEYPKVKGIHQLFEEQVKKTPEAIAVIFEDQYLSYQQLNEQANQLAHYLQTLGVEPDNLVGIFLERSLEMFIGLLGILKAGGAYLPLDPTYPEDRLAYMVNDAQISTIVTLEKWANLATQQELNWVCLDSQKDIIAQQSSSNMDVAIEAKNLAYVIYTSGSTGQPKGVLIEHQSLINFTKSAIEKYEITGQDTVLQFASINFDAAAEEIYPCLSRGGTLVLRTEEMMKSVSAFIQESQKKEVTVWDLPTAYWHLLVSEITQENLQLPPSLRLVILGGERLLPERVKMWQEYVGQYPQLVNSYGPTESTVVSTLHYLEEIPVNQPEIPIGKPIDNVQVYILDQYLQLMPVGVPGELHIGGLGVARGYLNRPELTVEKFINNPFKAGEKLYKTGDLVRYKFNGNLEFLGRIDSQVKIRGFRIELTEIEAVLNQYPAIKQSVVIAREDNPGIKRLVAYLVGNKNQNTIEEIRYYLKQKLPPYMVPSAFVFLEEIPITTNGKVDHRALPIPEMTPSLAGEFTAPKTPIEEHLTAIWAEVLRLEKVGIHDNFFELGGDSIISIQMISKANQMGLKLSPKQLFQYQTIAELATVVGTDKQIKANQGLVTGMIPLTPIQHWLFEQDLPDVNYFNQSALMEVPSTVNPELLKQVIQALLNHHDALRLRYIQENESLTQVNDPAKDVVPLTVVDLSQLSPNEQKTAIIAKDEETQRSLNLTTGEIVKVVLFNLGNEQPSQLLIVIHHLAIDGISWRILLEDLATAYQQISQVQEIKLPLKTTSFQDWSNQLVIYSQSEKLQQERNYWLSQLTEEIASLPIDYPWTQESNQLSSAKAFQLFLNEEETRSLLQDVPGVYNTQINDVLLTALLESFSQWTGEKSLIVDLEGHGREDLFEVIDLSRTVGWFTTLFPVRLEGSQTGQLPETLKSVKEQLRRLPNRGIGYGVLKYLSKNGEINQQFENLTKAQVSFNYLGQFDQVLSASGVLGEVKEWKTERSLVGDRSHLLEISGLIRSQKLEMQFVYSEKVHQRDTIERLANGFMSALKSLIIHCQSSQDKGYTPSDFSAAQVSQEQLDKFLSKINQKKSKKGSV, encoded by the coding sequence ATGTTCAAGCAATATATCCACCAATTATTTGAAAGCCAAGTTGAACGCGCACCCGAAGCAGTGGCTATCCTTTCAGAACAAGGCCAGTTAACCTATGGGGAGTTAAATACCAAAGCGAATCAACTAGCTCATTATCTGCGAACCTTGGGGGTTAAGTCCGAGACATTGGTGGGACTTTGTGTTGATCGCTCCCTAGAGATGATCATTGGCTTATTGGGGATTCTTAAGGCAGGGGGAGCCTATGTGCCGCTAGATCCAGCTTATCCCAAAGAAAGATTGACTTACATGGTGCAGGATGCTCAAATCTCTGTGTTAGTCACGCAAGCCCAATGGTCTAACTTAATGGCTGACTATGAAGGGCAGGTGGTTTGTTTAGATAGTCAATGGGAAGAAATTGCCAGTTATGGTCAAGAGAATCTGGTTAATACGGTAAATCCTGAGAATTTAGCCTATGTCATCTATACATCAGGATCAACGGGAAAACCCAAGGGGGTAATGATTGAACACCAATCCTTAGTAAACTTTATTAAACTAGCGATCGCCCAATATCAGATGACGACAAGCGATCGCTGGCTTCAATTTTCCTCTATTAGTTTTGATATGGCAGCAGAGGACATCTATGTAAGTCTTTGTTCTGGTGCTACCTTGGTCTTGCGAACTGAAGAAATGATCAGTTCTATTCCCTTATTTGTTCAAAAATCTCAAGATTGGCAAATAACTGTTTGGGATTTACCCACCGCCTACTGGCATTTATTAGTTAGTGAATTAGTTAAGAGTAAAATAGCATTACCAGATAGCTTGCGATTAGTCATTATCGGCGGCGAAAGAGTTCAACCAGAATTGGTAAGAATGTGGTTTAAAAATATAGGAAATTTCCCTGAATTAGTTAATGGTTATGGCCCCACAGAAGCGACAATTGCAGTAACCATTTGTCGCCTACAACAACTGACAGAAAGTCAACGCAACAGGGCGGAAATTCCTATTGGAAAAAGTTTAGGGGAAAATATTTCAATTTATGTTTTAGATGAAACTTTGAAAATCGTTCCTACTGAAACACCAGGAGAAATTTATATCGGAGGTGCTGCGGTGGCAAGGGGGTATTTGAATCGTCCCGAATTAACGGCTGAAAAATTTATTCAAGCTCCCTTTAACCCCTCAGAAAGATTGTATAAAACAGGGGATTTAGGCAAGTATTTAGCCGATGGTAATTTAGAGTATGTAGGAAGAATCGATCATCAAGTTAAAATCAATGGTTTTAGGATTGAATTAGGAGAAATTGAAACCGTTTTACTCCAACATCATCAAGTCGCTCAAACCGTTGTCATTGATCGAGCCGATACTCTGGGAAATAAACAATTAGTGGCTTATCTTGTTCCCCATGCAACTGAGGAAAATTTAACAGTAACTCTGCAACAATTTCTGAAAGATAAGCTGCCTAGCTATATGATTCCTGGAACTTTCGTGGTATTAGATGAGTTACCCCTTACTCCCAATGGAAAAATTGATCGCAAAGCTTTACCCATACCCGATTATGACGGAAGCGATCGTCAAACCCCCTTTATTGCTCCTCGTAATCACCAAGAAGAAAAATTAGCAAATATTTGGCATCAGGTATTTGGATTAGAAAAAATTGGAGTTAACGACAACTTTTTTCACTTGGGGGGACATTCCCTCATTGCCACACAAATTTTATCTCGAATACGGGATATTTTCCAGGCTGAAGTGTCCTTTAAACAGTTATTGGAGAATCCTACCATTGGTGATTTAAGTCAAACAATTGTACAGCAACAACAAGTTAAGAAAACAACTAGCTTTAAAACAATCCAACCCATTGCACGGGACGGTTATTTGCCAGTTTCTTTTGCTCAAGAAAGGGTTTATTTTATTGAACAGTTAGCCCCATCTGTCACCGCCTATCAATTTCAAGAAAGTTTACGCATTAAAGGATTTTTAGATGTCTCTATTTTAGAAAAAAGTATCAGTGAAATTTTAAGTCGTCATGAAATATTTCGCACCACATTTCCAGCTATAGCGGGAAAACTGGTACAAGTTATTCATCCACCTGAACCTGTTAAATTACCAGTCATTGACTTACAAAATATTCCCAAAGATAAACAGGAAGAAGAAGTCGAAAAATTGACTGAACAGGCAGTTCATAAACCCTTTGATATTAGTCAATTACCGTTAATACGTTGGACGTTATTAAAATTAAATGAACAAGAATGGGTGTTAATTCATGTCGAACATCACATGGTTCATGATGGCTGGTCATTTAATTTATTTTTAAAGGAATTAGTCACTCTTTATCAAGCCTTTTCTCAAGGAAAACCTTCTCCCTTAAGTGAACCGTCCTTACAGTTTGTGGACTTTGCCCATTGGCAGCGAGAATGGACAAAAACAGAGGAAGCAAAAACACAACTCAACTATTGGCACCAAAAATTAGCGGGAAGTCCCCCTCTATTGGAATTACCCTATGATCGACCTCGGCCCACTGAGCAAACCTATGGGGGCGGAAGGGTACGGGTGGATCTTCCCTTAGATATTTGCCAACCCCTGAGAAGCCTGGGTCGTCGAGAGGGGGTAACGCTCTTCATGAGTATGTTTGCCGTCTTTGTCGCGCAAATTTATCGCTATACAGGGCAAGAAGATATCTGTGTGGGTTCTGGAGTGGCTAACCGACGGTTGCGAGAGACAGAGGGACTGATTGGCATGATTGTCAATAATATTGTCCTTCGTACTGATGTTTCGGGAAATCCCACCTTTAAGCAACTGTTAGAGCAAGTACGTCAAGTTACCCTGGAAGGCTATGCCCATGAAGACTTACCTTTTGATAAAGTCGTCGAAGTGTTAAAACCCGTTCGTCACTTAAGTTATAACCCCTTATTTCAGGTAATGTTTAGTTTCCATGATGCTCAATTGCCTGATTTGAATTTACCTGGGTTGACTATTAAACAGAACGAAGCCCTTACTAATAATTCGGCAAAATTCGATTTAGATATTGTGGTTATTCCGCGTTCTGAGCAACGGGTTGGACGTAATTCGGCCACAGAAACAAAGGGCATTGAGACCGAAGGAATTACGATGGTTTGGGAATATAATACTGACCTCTTTGATGAATCTACTATCAACAGAATGGTCGAAGATTATCAAACCCTATTACAAGGAATTTTGGCGAATCCCAATCAAAAACTATCTCAATATTCCCTGTTAACAGAACAACAGAAACATCAGTTATTAGTAGAATGGAATAATACTCAAGCTGAGTATCCGAAGGTTAAGGGCATTCATCAACTGTTTGAAGAACAAGTCAAAAAAACACCAGAGGCGATCGCTGTTATCTTTGAGGATCAATACCTCAGCTATCAACAATTAAACGAACAGGCAAACCAACTTGCCCATTATCTCCAAACATTAGGGGTTGAACCTGACAACTTAGTCGGAATTTTTCTAGAACGTTCCCTAGAAATGTTCATTGGACTATTGGGAATACTCAAAGCAGGCGGAGCCTATCTACCCCTAGATCCCACCTATCCAGAAGACAGATTAGCCTATATGGTTAATGATGCTCAAATTTCCACGATTGTTACTTTGGAAAAATGGGCAAATTTAGCCACTCAACAGGAACTTAACTGGGTTTGCTTAGATAGTCAAAAAGATATTATTGCTCAACAAAGTAGTAGTAATATGGATGTTGCAATAGAAGCCAAAAATCTTGCCTATGTCATCTATACATCAGGCTCTACGGGACAGCCCAAAGGGGTCTTGATTGAACATCAATCCTTAATTAACTTTACTAAAAGTGCGATAGAGAAATATGAAATAACGGGACAAGATACGGTCTTACAATTTGCCTCTATCAATTTTGACGCGGCGGCTGAAGAAATTTACCCCTGTTTAAGTCGTGGGGGAACCTTGGTGCTGAGAACCGAAGAAATGATGAAATCTGTCTCAGCATTTATCCAAGAATCTCAGAAAAAAGAAGTAACCGTTTGGGATTTACCCACTGCTTACTGGCATTTATTAGTCAGTGAAATTACTCAAGAAAATCTCCAATTACCGCCATCTTTGAGACTGGTAATTTTAGGGGGTGAGCGACTATTACCAGAAAGGGTAAAAATGTGGCAGGAATATGTGGGACAATATCCCCAATTAGTGAATAGTTATGGGCCGACAGAATCCACTGTTGTCTCCACTCTCCACTATCTAGAAGAAATCCCTGTTAATCAACCCGAAATTCCCATCGGAAAACCCATTGATAACGTCCAAGTTTACATCTTGGATCAATACTTACAACTGATGCCAGTTGGTGTCCCTGGGGAACTTCATATTGGAGGTTTAGGGGTAGCAAGGGGGTATTTAAACCGACCAGAATTAACAGTTGAAAAATTTATCAATAATCCTTTTAAAGCAGGAGAAAAACTCTATAAAACAGGGGATTTAGTTCGTTATAAGTTCAACGGTAATTTGGAATTTTTAGGACGCATTGACTCTCAAGTTAAAATTCGAGGTTTTCGCATTGAGTTGACGGAAATTGAAGCAGTTTTAAATCAATATCCAGCTATCAAGCAATCAGTCGTCATTGCCAGGGAGGATAATCCAGGGATTAAGCGATTAGTTGCTTATCTCGTCGGCAATAAAAATCAAAACACAATCGAAGAAATCCGCTATTACCTTAAGCAGAAACTACCGCCCTATATGGTTCCCTCTGCTTTCGTCTTCCTGGAAGAAATTCCCATAACGACTAACGGAAAAGTTGACCATCGTGCCTTACCTATTCCAGAAATGACTCCCTCGTTAGCTGGTGAGTTTACTGCGCCTAAAACCCCCATCGAAGAACATTTAACCGCAATTTGGGCTGAGGTCTTAAGACTGGAAAAAGTTGGTATTCATGATAACTTCTTTGAACTGGGAGGAGATTCAATTATTAGTATCCAGATGATTTCCAAAGCGAATCAAATGGGATTAAAATTAAGTCCTAAGCAACTTTTCCAGTATCAAACGATCGCAGAATTAGCTACCGTTGTCGGCACAGATAAGCAAATAAAAGCGAACCAAGGATTGGTGACAGGAATGATTCCTTTAACACCTATTCAACATTGGTTGTTTGAGCAAGATTTACCTGATGTTAATTACTTTAATCAATCCGCATTAATGGAGGTTCCCTCAACAGTAAACCCAGAACTATTAAAGCAAGTTATACAGGCATTATTAAATCATCATGATGCTTTGCGGTTGCGCTATATTCAAGAAAACGAAAGTCTAACTCAAGTTAATGATCCAGCCAAAGATGTAGTCCCTTTGACCGTAGTTGATTTATCACAGCTGTCTCCAAACGAACAAAAAACAGCAATTATAGCCAAAGATGAAGAAACTCAAAGGAGTCTAAACCTAACCACAGGAGAGATTGTCAAAGTTGTTTTATTTAACTTAGGAAATGAACAACCCAGTCAATTACTCATCGTCATTCATCACTTGGCGATCGATGGAATTTCTTGGCGCATTTTACTTGAAGATTTGGCTACCGCTTATCAACAAATTAGCCAAGTTCAAGAGATTAAATTACCGCTAAAAACGACTTCATTTCAAGATTGGTCTAACCAGTTAGTCATCTATAGTCAATCTGAAAAATTACAACAGGAAAGGAATTATTGGCTATCTCAATTAACCGAAGAAATTGCTTCTTTACCGATTGATTATCCTTGGACACAAGAGAGTAATCAGTTAAGTTCAGCTAAAGCGTTTCAACTATTTTTGAATGAAGAAGAAACTCGTAGCTTGTTGCAAGATGTTCCTGGGGTTTACAATACCCAAATTAACGATGTCTTGTTAACTGCTTTACTGGAAAGTTTTAGCCAATGGACAGGAGAAAAATCTTTAATTGTTGACTTAGAAGGCCATGGACGGGAAGATTTATTTGAAGTAATAGACTTGTCTCGTACTGTTGGTTGGTTTACCACCCTATTTCCAGTGCGACTAGAAGGGAGTCAAACGGGACAACTGCCAGAAACCTTAAAGTCAGTTAAAGAGCAACTGCGTCGCTTGCCTAATCGTGGCATCGGTTATGGTGTCTTGAAGTATTTGTCTAAAAATGGTGAGATTAACCAGCAATTTGAGAACTTAACCAAAGCACAAGTTAGTTTTAATTATTTAGGTCAATTTGATCAGGTGTTATCAGCATCAGGGGTTCTAGGAGAAGTTAAAGAGTGGAAAACGGAACGAAGCCTGGTCGGCGATCGCAGTCATCTCTTAGAAATTAGTGGATTAATTCGTTCCCAAAAATTAGAAATGCAATTTGTTTATAGTGAGAAAGTTCATCAACGAGATACCATTGAAAGATTGGCAAATGGATTTATGAGTGCCTTAAAAAGCCTAATTATTCACTGCCAGTCATCCCAGGATAAAGGTTATACACCATCAGACTTTTCTGCTGCTCAAGTTAGTCAAGAACAGCTAGATAAATTCTTGTCAAAAATTAATCAAAAGAAATCTAAAAAGGGGTCAGTTTGA
- a CDS encoding amino acid adenylation domain-containing protein translates to MNNIEDIYSLSPMQQGMLFHTLYSPESEVYFEQLVCTLKGELNLSFFQEAWQTVVAKHPVLRSSFHWEEIEKPLQMISQKVELPWMVYDWKHWDNLQQKAALESLLKSDRASGIELDQAPLMRFALIQLETDSYQFIWSHHHILLDGWSMQIVLQEVFDCYESYNRGESLQLKSCHPYREYISWLQEQDSSQAKKFWQQRLKGVEAPTPLVVEQLSNNQPQQDIYQEIPFKLSFEITNQLQSLAQKHHLTLNNLVQGAWGLLLSRYSGETDIVFGATVSGRPSDLPNIDRMVGLFINTLPVRLQISGQEKLIPWLKTLQSQQFEQEPYTYYSLADIQKNSDIPPNMSLFESLLVFENYPVNSSKNTSEKTLEITDIRCLERTNYPLTVVIIPNRELSGRIVYDTRRFEAETIERMIGHLQTLLAAMANHPELSLYEFSLLTKAEEEQLILAENQNDALIKNIDYQSVHRLFEKQAEKTPNVIAISYKNEQLTYQELNQRANQLAHYLQFLGIKLEDKIGVCIERLPLMAIAILGILKAGGAYVPLDAAYPVERLAFMLEDVKCPILLTQTHLSNQLPVDNIKQVINIESEWENISQYSSENLLTQVTPDHLAYIIYTSGSTGTPKGTEVPHRSFIGFMFGVDYIKLDADNIWLQHSSISWDAFTLELWPPLLYGGRCVLYPDNVTSPENLSKIIKEEGVNILWLTSALFNLMIDTMPEALLEVKQLIIGGEALSVSHVRRALTLLSKTQIINGYGPSECTVFSACYGIPKQLDQNVNSIPIGKPIGDRKVYLLDHNLQRVPMGVAGEIYIGGKGVARGYLNQPMLTHKKFIDNPFLAGDTLYKTGDLARRLTDGNLEFLGRIDNQVKIRGFRIELGEIETILTNHSEIREAIVTIREDVPGNKSLVAYIVPQNYQLTAHDVRNFLSQKLPNYVIPNAFVFLDKFPLTPNGKINRLGLPVADISRQNLGVEFVAPRTSTERELATIWTEVLQLTKVGIYDNFFELGGHSLLATQLISRLKETFEIEFPFRYLFENPTISQLAEKVVNQRIELVKADELAQILGEIDELSEDEAAQQLVL, encoded by the coding sequence ATGAACAACATTGAAGATATTTATTCCCTTTCCCCCATGCAACAAGGGATGCTCTTTCATACCCTTTATTCCCCAGAGTCTGAGGTTTATTTTGAACAGCTAGTTTGTACTTTAAAAGGAGAATTAAATCTTTCATTTTTTCAAGAAGCTTGGCAAACAGTTGTGGCCAAACATCCCGTACTAAGAAGTTCTTTTCATTGGGAAGAAATTGAAAAACCTCTGCAAATGATCAGCCAGAAAGTAGAGTTACCCTGGATGGTTTATGACTGGAAACATTGGGATAATTTACAACAAAAAGCAGCCTTAGAGTCGTTATTGAAAAGCGATCGCGCTTCAGGAATTGAACTTGATCAAGCCCCTTTAATGCGCTTTGCTTTAATACAGTTAGAAACCGACAGTTATCAATTTATTTGGAGTCATCATCATATTCTGCTTGATGGTTGGTCAATGCAAATTGTTCTTCAAGAGGTTTTTGACTGCTATGAAAGTTATAATCGCGGGGAATCTTTACAATTAAAATCCTGTCATCCCTATCGGGAATATATTAGTTGGTTACAGGAACAAGATAGTTCTCAAGCTAAGAAATTTTGGCAACAAAGACTTAAGGGGGTTGAAGCACCGACACCTCTGGTTGTTGAGCAATTGAGCAATAATCAACCCCAACAAGACATTTATCAAGAAATACCTTTTAAGTTATCTTTTGAGATTACCAACCAATTACAATCATTGGCACAAAAACATCATTTAACCCTTAATAATCTAGTGCAAGGAGCTTGGGGTTTACTGCTTTCTCGTTATAGTGGAGAAACGGATATTGTTTTTGGCGCAACGGTATCTGGTCGCCCTAGTGACTTGCCCAATATTGATAGAATGGTAGGGCTATTTATCAATACCTTACCCGTGCGATTACAAATTTCTGGACAAGAGAAATTAATTCCTTGGTTAAAAACATTACAAAGTCAGCAATTTGAACAAGAACCCTATACTTATTATTCCTTGGCTGATATTCAAAAAAATAGTGATATTCCGCCCAATATGTCTTTATTTGAAAGTCTCTTGGTATTTGAAAATTATCCAGTCAATTCCTCGAAAAATACTTCGGAAAAAACCTTAGAGATTACTGATATTCGGTGTTTAGAGAGAACAAACTACCCTTTGACGGTTGTGATTATTCCTAATAGAGAATTATCAGGCAGAATTGTCTATGATACCCGTCGTTTTGAAGCAGAAACTATTGAGCGTATGATTGGACATTTGCAAACCTTATTAGCAGCAATGGCGAATCACCCAGAACTCTCTCTCTATGAATTTTCACTATTAACTAAAGCGGAAGAAGAACAATTAATATTGGCAGAAAATCAAAATGATGCTCTCATCAAAAATATTGACTATCAATCTGTTCATCGCTTATTTGAGAAACAGGCAGAGAAGACTCCTAATGTGATCGCGATCTCCTATAAAAATGAACAATTAACCTATCAAGAATTAAATCAAAGAGCGAATCAATTAGCCCATTATTTACAATTTTTAGGCATCAAATTAGAGGATAAAATTGGCGTTTGCATTGAAAGATTACCTTTAATGGCGATCGCAATTTTAGGAATTCTTAAAGCAGGAGGAGCCTATGTTCCTTTAGATGCTGCTTATCCAGTGGAAAGATTAGCTTTCATGCTCGAAGATGTAAAATGTCCCATACTTTTAACTCAAACTCATTTATCTAATCAATTACCAGTTGATAATATTAAACAGGTCATTAATATCGAGTCAGAATGGGAAAATATTAGTCAATATTCCTCTGAAAATTTATTAACCCAAGTTACTCCTGATCACTTAGCTTATATTATTTATACGTCAGGTTCAACAGGCACGCCAAAAGGAACTGAAGTTCCCCATCGTAGCTTCATCGGTTTTATGTTTGGGGTTGATTATATTAAGCTTGACGCTGACAATATTTGGCTACAACATTCTTCAATTTCTTGGGATGCTTTTACTTTGGAATTGTGGCCACCATTGCTTTATGGGGGACGTTGTGTACTGTATCCAGACAATGTTACGAGTCCTGAAAACTTGAGTAAAATTATCAAAGAAGAAGGGGTTAATATTCTCTGGCTGACTTCTGCCTTATTTAACCTAATGATTGATACAATGCCAGAAGCTTTATTAGAAGTCAAACAATTGATAATAGGAGGAGAAGCTTTATCGGTTTCTCATGTTCGTCGTGCTTTAACTTTATTATCTAAAACACAGATTATTAATGGTTATGGCCCTTCGGAATGTACCGTGTTTTCTGCTTGTTATGGGATTCCTAAACAACTTGATCAGAATGTCAATTCAATTCCCATTGGTAAGCCAATTGGAGACAGAAAAGTTTATTTACTTGATCACAATTTACAACGGGTTCCAATGGGGGTTGCTGGAGAAATTTACATAGGCGGAAAAGGTGTTGCCAGAGGTTATTTAAATCAGCCAATGTTAACCCATAAAAAATTTATTGATAATCCTTTTTTAGCTGGAGATACTCTCTATAAAACAGGAGATTTAGCACGTCGTCTGACCGATGGAAATTTAGAATTTTTGGGGCGTATTGACAATCAGGTAAAAATACGCGGTTTCCGCATTGAATTAGGAGAAATTGAGACGATTTTAACGAATCATTCTGAAATACGAGAAGCCATTGTTACAATACGAGAAGATGTTCCTGGGAATAAATCTCTAGTTGCCTATATTGTTCCCCAGAATTATCAATTAACTGCCCATGATGTCAGAAATTTTCTGAGTCAAAAGTTGCCTAACTATGTGATTCCGAATGCTTTTGTCTTTTTAGACAAATTTCCTCTCACACCTAATGGTAAAATTAATCGTCTTGGTTTGCCCGTAGCCGATATTTCTCGGCAAAATTTAGGGGTTGAATTTGTTGCTCCTCGAACTTCTACAGAACGGGAATTAGCAACAATCTGGACTGAGGTTCTACAGTTGACAAAGGTAGGGATATATGATAATTTTTTTGAATTAGGAGGTCATTCTTTACTCGCAACTCAACTGATTTCTCGATTAAAAGAAACCTTTGAAATTGAGTTTCCCTTCCGCTACTTATTTGAAAATCCTACCATTAGCCAACTAGCAGAGAAAGTTGTTAACCAACGGATTGAACTAGTAAAAGCTGATGAATTGGCTCAAATCTTAGGGGAGATTGACGAGTTATCTGAGGATGAAGCGGCACAACAGTTAGTTTTGTGA